GACCCGCGGTGAGTTTCTCTTGCGATCTACAATATAACGGTAAAGCGGTATGCGGTATGTTCACTAGTATCTTAGTatatgacatatagtgatacgcgGCGTAGTAAATTATATAGTGTAGTGCTATATTGCTGACGCACAATTCGCTTTACTGAATTTGTCTAAGCTgcacaatttttttactgttcCCGCTACGCCGCCTTACCTTTGTAGTACATGTGACTAGACAAACTCGCTCTTTTATCACATCTCACTCTTTTACACTATGCGTTTTATCGTATTCCTTCATTATACACTATGCATGCTGTACTTTTTAATGCTACACTAAAAATACGCACACTTATTGCTTTGAATTCATTTACATTAACTTGTCACTCATTCACTATTTTTACATTAGCACCTTTTTTCTACTTATGCTGTTATTCTGAAAACAACAATAGAATATCTTTAAATGATAATTTGTTATTATAAGATAACTAGTTTAATTCCATTTATTCTAAAAACATTAACACCTCATGATcgtttgtttaaattaGAGTAACAatatatacaaacaaaGAGACAAACGTCAAATAGGCAATTGGCTTATTAGCTCCAGCGGAGGATGGGTATAAGCCAGTAACGTTGGTGTTGTTACCGCCTGTGAAACCACCCGTCGTGTAGTAGGTATAGTTATAGGTAGCTGAACCGTTCCATTGACGAACGGTAGACCAAGTAGATGTACCAGATCCTTGATAAATAGGATTGCTAGTAACAGTACTGCTTTCAGGTGCTTCGGTAGAAGAAACAGTTTCGGTAGCAGGAGCTGAAGTGTAAACACTAGTAGTATAATAACTAGTGGTAACAACAGTGCTAGGCTCGTACTGGGTAGAGGAAGTAGTGTAAGTAAAAGCACTAGATTCTCCGGATACTCCAGTAGTCGTAGTAACATGAGTGACAGGATACACGGTTGAGCCAGGAACGACAGTGCTAACCACAGTAGAAGATACAATAGTAGTGTAATATCCACTTGAAGAAGTCTCAGTAACAGCAGTAGTAGGTTGAACCTCAGTAGCAGTAGTGACTTGAGTCTCAGTACCAGCAGTTCCAGTAGCACCAGTAGTAGTTTGAACCTCAGTGGCAGTAGTAGCTTGAGTCTCAGTAGCAGTAGTAGCTTGGGTTTCAGTACCAGTAGTGACTTGAGTCTCAGTACCAGCAGTGCCAGTAGCACCAGTAGTAGGTTGAACCTCGGTAGCAGTAGTGACTTGAGTCTCAGTACCAGCAGTTCCAGTAGCACCAGTAGTAGGTTGAACCTCAGTAGCAGTAGTAGCTTGAGTCTCGGTACCAGCAGTTCCAGTAGCACCAGTAGTAGTTTGAACCTCAGTGGCAGTAGTAGCTTGAGTCTCAGTAGCAGTAGTAGCTTGGGTTTCAGTACCAGTAGTGACTTGAGTCTCAGTACCAGCAGTGCCAGTAGCACCAGTAGTAGGTTGAACCTCGGTAGCAGTAGTGACTTGAGTCTCAGTACCAGCAGTTCCAGTAGCACCAGTAGTAGGTTGAACCTCAGTAGCAGTAGTAGCTTGAGTCTCGGTACCAGCAGTTCCAGTAGCACCAGTAGTAGTTTGAACCTCAGTGGCAGTAGTAGCTTGAGTCTCAGTAGCAGTAGTAGCTTGGGTTTCAGTACCAGTAGTGACTTGAGTCTCAGTACCAGCAGTGCCAGTAGCACCAGTAGTAGGTTGAACCTCGGTAGCAGTAGTGAGTTGAGTCTCAGTACCAGCAGTTCCAGTAGCACCAGTAGTGGGAAGGACCTCAGAACCAGTAGTTGTAGGAGTATTAATGACAACCGTAGTGGTTCCAGTAGCAGTTCCAGTAGGAGTAACTGTGACAGTAGATGTCTCGGTTCCAGTGTAACCAGTTGTAACAGTAACAATGTCGGTTTCAGTCGCAGTCACTGTGGTAGGTGTTTGAATAACAACTGTAGTGGTTCCAGTGGAGGTTCCAGTAGGAGTAACTGTGACAGTAGATGTCTCGGTTCCAGTGTAACCAGTTGTAACAGTAACAATGTCGGTTTCAGTCGCAGTCACTGTGGTAGGTGTTTGAATAACAACTGTAGTGGTTCCAGTGGAGGTTCCAGTAGGAGTAACTGTGACAGTAGATGTCTCGGTTCCAGTGTAACCAGTTGTAACAGTAACAATGTCGGTTTCAGTCGCAGTCACTGTGGTAGGTGTTTGAATAACAACTGTAGTGGTTCCAGTGGAGGTTCCAGTAGGAGTAACTGTGACAGTAGATGTCTCGGTTCCAGTGTAACCAGTTGTAACAGTAACAATGTCGGTTTCAGTCGCAGTCACTGTGGTAGGTGTTTGAATAACAACTGTAGTGGTTCCAGTGGAGGTTCCAGTAGGAGTAACTGTGACAGTAGATGTCTCGGTTCCAGTGTAACCAGTTGTAACAGTAACAATGTCGGTTTCAGTCGCAGTCACTGTGGTAGGTGTTTGAATAACAACTGTAGTGGTTCCAGTGGAGGTTCCAGTAGGAGTAACTGTGACAGTAGATGTCTCAGTTCCAGTGTAACCAGTTGTAACAGTAACAATGTCGGTTTCAGTTGCAGTCACTGTGGTAGGCGTTTGAATAACAACTGTAGTGGTTCCGGTAGAGGTTCCAGTAGGAGTAACTGTGACAGTAGATGTCTCAGTTCCAGTGTAACCAGTTGTAACAGTAACAATGTCGGTTTCAGTTGCAGTCACTGTGGTAGGCGTTTGAATAACAACTGTAGTGGTTCCAGTGGTTCCAGTAGGAATAACTGTAACAGTAGAAGTCTCAGTACCAGTATAACCAGTTGTCACAGTAGTAACGGTGCCAGTAACAATGGTTGTAGGAATGATATACGAAGAGTTTCCATAAGGAATCTCAACTGTGTTGGTAACAACAGGGCCAGAGGAACCGGTCAATGTAGTTGTAAGAGATCCGGAATATCCAATGGTAGTAGTGGTAGTAGTAGCCGAAACACTGGGAGTTTCGATATAAACTGTAGTGGGACCAGTCTCACTTCCACTGTGAGTAACAATAGAAGTAAGCGTGGTTGATCCAGTCCAGCCAGTCGTAATAGTAGTATAACCATAATTAACACTAGTAGTGGTAGGGACATCAACAGTTTCAGTAACAATGCTATTGCTACCGCTACCAGTCAAAGTAGTAGTTACCGAACCAGAATATCCAACAGTAGTGGTGGTAGTGACAGTTGTGGGATAAGGAGTCTCCACATAAACTGTAGTAGGTCCAGTCTCATTACCACTGTGAGGAACAGTAGTGGTAAGAGTAGTGGATCCAGTATAACCAGTGGTAACAGTGGTGTAACCATAGTTAGTAGTAGTGGGAACCTCAACAGTATCAATAACAGTACCATTGCTAGGAGCTCCAGTCAAAGTAGTAGTGACGGATCCAGGATATCCAACAGTAGTGGTGGTAGTGACAGTTGTGGGATAAGGAGTCTCCACATAAACTGTAGTAGGTCCAGTCTCATTACCACTGTGAGGAACAGTAGTGGTAAGAGTAGTGGATCCAGTATAACCAGTGGTAATAGTGGTGTAACCATAGTTAGTAGTAGTGGGAACCTCAACAGTATCAATAACAGTACCATTGCTAGGAGCTCCAGTCAAAGTAGTAGTGACGGATCCAGGATATCCAACAGTAGTGGTGGTAGTGACAGTTGTGGGATAAGGAGTCTCCACATAAACTGTAGTAGGTCCAGTCTCATTACCACTGTGAGGAACAGTAGTGGTAAGAGTAGTGGATCCAGTATAACCAGTGGTAATAGTGGTGTAACCATAGTTAGTAGTAGTGGGAATCTCAACAGTATCAATAACAGTACCATTGCTAGGAGCTCCAGTCAAAGTAGTAGTGACGGATCCAGGATATCCAACAGTAGTGGTGGTAGTGACAGTTGTGGGATAAGGAGTCTCCACATAAACTGTAGTAGGTCCAGTCTCATTACCACTGTGAGGAACAGTAGTGGTAAGAGTAGTGGATCCAGTATAACCAGTGGTAACAGTGGTGTAACCATAGTTAGTAGTAGTGGGAACCTCAACAGTATCAATAACAGTACCATTGCTAGGAGCTCCAGTCAAAGTAGTAGTGACGGATCCAGGATATCCAACAGTAGTGGTGGTAGTGACAGTTGTGGGATAAGGAGTCTCCACATAAACTGTAGTAGGTCCAGTCTCATTACCACTGTGAGGAACAGTAGTGGTAAGAGTAGTGGATCCAGTATAACCAGTGGTAACAGTGGTGTAACCATAGTTAGTAGTAGTGGGAACCTCAACAGTATCAATAACAGTACCATTGCTAGGAGCTCCAGTCAAAGTAGTAGTGACGGATCCAGGATATCCAACAGTAGTGGTGGTAGTGACAGTTGTGGGATAAGGAGTCTCCACATAAACTGTAGTAGGTCCAGTCTCATTACCACTGTGAGGAACAGTAGTGGTAAGAGTAGTGGATCCAGTATAACCAGTGGTAATAGTGGTGTAACCATAGTTAGTAGTAGTGGGAACCTCAACAGTATCAATAACAGTACCATTGCTAGGAGTTCCAGTCAAGGTAGTAGTGACGGATCCAGGATATCCAACAGTAGTTGTTGTGGTTGTGGTAGGGACTGTAACAATAAGAATTGTTGTTGGAGGGGGACAACTAGTACTTGTTGAACCAGATGTGGTTACAATTAAAACCGTTGCTGGGTTGCATGAGGTGCTAGTCGTATCAGCTACAAAAGTTGAGCTCGCTTCAACAGCATTTGAAACTTGTGAACCTGAAGTGGTAGTCGAATCAGGAAGAAAGGTAGATGGGCTTGCTTGAATTGCATAAGAAGCTTCTTTCCCTGAGGTAAAAGTGCTAATAGCAGTCATGGAAGCGTCGTTGCTAACGGGACTAGCAGTAATGTAGTTAGCAtcatttccattttttactGTGAAGGTGCTAGTAAACATGCTAGGATCAACAGCAGCGTCTCTGCCAAGTAAGGTTGGCATATCGTCAACTAGGAAATTTGGATCCGCAAGCTCGGTCTTTGGAAGTGAAATATCGTGAGGCACTTCATTTTGTGATGCAGAGGAAAGGTAATCTTCAGGTTCCATTCCCTTTTGCAAAATCCTGACATTTCCAGAAGGTAGACCAGAAGTCAAGGAGGGAAGAAGAGCAGCCGTGAAAAGTAATGCCCGAGCAGATGTGGATAAAAACCTTCTAACAGACATTGTTgatatattcaaaaacgGGTAAGtgaattagaaaaaaacaaaattattaagATAATTTAACCaaacgaataaaaaaattaaatattatcaaaaacaaaattaaatccAATGCTTGACGATTGGTGTGCAGAGCGcgtttattgataataTGATAGAAATtcaattagaaaaatagtGAATCCCAAATGAATAAAGCTCGTAGTTTCAACAgagaatgaagaaaagaggGTTTAAATGAATGCAAAATTGCGAAAAGattaatgaaagaaataatatatataaataaaaaataactgGATGAAAGGAGATTCGCAAGCTGTATTACCAAACCAACCCAAACACGAAATTACCCAGTGTTTATTTTGTGTAAATGTAGGACAACTTAAAACCCAATTTCAACCCGAAATCCTAGACGATAGAATGGGGgatgtaaagaaaaaaggggagaatattaaaaaataaatgctaGCcagatttattttaaattattcaaatgAATGTAAAATACCCACTTGTAATTCAAAAGAATGTAGAATATGTACAAGAGCAGATTtgtttctcaaaaaaaaaacaaaattggaTGCTGGCGAAAAGAATGAGTGAAGATATTGTTATCACAGATTCGTGCAGCGAAGAGAGATCAAGTCGCTTTCCCAAAATAAAGATGGAAGGAAGGAAACAAATGATgatacaacaaaaaaaagaaagttcCAATAACCAAACTCTAGCAACCTCAACAAAAAGAGAGAGACAGATGGTGTATATGGAATAGgtaatcctttttttttgcaatgttCGAATCTTTCTCGATGCTTTGCTTTTATAGAAGAAAGTCAACGATCTTAATCTCGTTAAGAATGTTTTGGATGTTCAATTGATGACTGATTGACGAACACTCGACCACTCGCCTTCAATGTAGGAGCGAAATAACTTTCTTAAGTAGATGCGGccatatttataaataactACACCCAAACCAATCTGTGTGAAATTTTAGCAATGAATATTTACGgaatttttcctttgcGACTTTTTCTATACCCCTCTCTCTGTACCCCGATGACCCTTTTCTCAAATGTTCCCCGTTTTTgcaagtttttctttttttagagaaacattttgaattcgaatttaaaaaatcgttGTCACCTATGTGGAAGACCCCGCGATAACATAAAACCTCTTCGCAAATTCTAATTTCGGCTAGGGAATAATCTCTATCTCGGGAACATGGAGGTAAGGATCCACTTTTGCATTCTGTGCTGGTTCCTAAGAATATCGAGGTCGAgcgaagaagaaaatttcgaTATATGGAATAACGAGACCGAGTATGctaaagaaagagaagaaaagaaggcTGATTACAGGAGTAGTGTAGAGGATGTAGCAAGCGCAATTTTAATTGCAATTAAGAAGCTAGTGAAACAAGAGATTAAGATTTAATTTGTGGAGATGACAGGagagaaatgaaaaagtgCGACTATGAAGAATGATGAGTAAGTGAGTGGAAGTGTAGTAGAGATGGGGTTGTGGTAGCGAGAAAGGCGGTGTTTAGAAGGATGTAGTAGTAGTTCATGCAATGTCAATTCATTAGTTATGCAACGTCTAAGTCGTTAGATTTTCAATGTTTGCTTAGTGATCAAAGCATttataattgaaattttttagttcaATTTTAAGGTGGCAGCGTTCAGTTGCTATTTTTTCGCGTCTATTTGAATTGCGACGATTGTAAACGAAAAATAACCTTTCAATATTATGGATGGATGTCCATTCGCGCATTGGAAAGTTTCTACTGATTTGAATGACTTTTTACGCGTCCTTTTccaatttcttttcctaCAATTTTTGgcaattgtttttgttttttttgttatcaCCACTATTGTTTCATCTTCTCCCTCCAACTAGCGTTCTCCTCGGATAAAAATACTTGCATTTACTTCTATATGTCcaattcataaaattacAAGTATGTCAAACCTCTGCCGGCTTATAGTCCAGCTTGCCTTGGAGGCAGAATGCATGGCGGCGCTCACCAGGTGTTGTCAATCTGGTCCCGTAGAATGGTGGTAATTTTTGCAACTCTCATTACTCTACGctaattatatatactGCATTCTTAAGTAATATAGTGAATCGGAatgagtttttttttttttttttttttttttaagcaaattgGATCGGAAAAACAAGGACAAGAAATGAACGAAAGCCTTGATAATTACGAGAAAAATTACATAAAATATATGGAAATCTTTTTAGAATGAAATGAAttcttttgcttcttttccAAACGTCAAAGCCAACGTACTATATCCTTTTTGCTACTGTGTACATGCTACGCTCTACTTCACTAAACAGTCAGGTCAGTATGTACTATTTTCGGTCAGTGTGTACTTTTTGCTCTGGTTGTGATTAAAGCTAGTTTGGCTTAGCCATCATGGATGGTAAAGCCGGCAATGCCTAGGCACATGTTGAAATGgttatttttatagaaCTAGCTATTTTGGATGAAAGTTTGAGAAGGAAACCCGAGAATATAGACTCACGAATAAAGAAACACTCATTAATTATTCGTTTAAAAGATATGAGAAGAAGTTAAAACAAGAACCTTTCTATTTTCATCCACCATTCACACAACaaatactttttgtttgtaagCAGCTTCTTGTGTTTCTCGTCTATTTCTGTAAATAACCAACATCGGATAGCACACCCACTTTACTTTCTATTCTTAGTAGCCGtcgttatttatttttagcaGTAACCCGCTCCTGCCGTACTAAACGGCATTCATAAACGGAATTAGTGCAGTGTAGTGTAGTGCATTCAGTGATCAAAGGGGATCTTATTTTCTTCGATTGTCTTCTAAGTTTCTCTATTTTTAGATggacattttaaaaaaagtcttCTTCGTGTATTGTAGAATACCTTACccccaaaaataaaaaagaataaaaaaagagaatcCTGAATCACACACACTCTCTCTCtttcaaacattttttttttctgtggAATTGTCAATTTATGTGCTGCGAAACTTTTCGCTAATTTCAACTTTACGACTCGTAAAATGCTTCGTTAAGCAAAAGGGGTAGGCTTATATACTATTAGTAAATAACCATCGGTCCGACAAGGCAAGAGGGCAATTTCGATTATGCATCCAATTTTCATAAACTGTAGAAGGGAAATTAGATAAAAAAGAGGTGGCTGAATCAgatgcttttcttttctttttttttaattcattatttgttttcacaCAGTAAAGTTTTATGTGTACATACGAATTCACCAATATTCATACACTCGGGTTCCCATGGAAAACAAGGCAATCAAATtacgataaaaaaatatatatatgtaaagaaaagagCAATCGTTaattgttgttgttgttgttttttttcgaaGAGAAGTCgtatttgtttcttttttttcttagaCATTTTATTGTTCCTTAC
Above is a genomic segment from Schizosaccharomyces pombe strain 972h- genome assembly, chromosome: III containing:
- the gsf2 gene encoding protein Gsf2; protein product: MSVRRFLSTSARALLFTAALLPSLTSGLPSGNVRILQKGMEPEDYLSSASQNEVPHDISLPKTELADPNFLVDDMPTLLGRDAAVDPSMFTSTFTVKNGNDANYITASPVSNDASMTAISTFTSGKEASYAIQASPSTFLPDSTTTSGSQVSNAVEASSTFVADTTSTSCNPATVLIVTTSGSTSTSCPPPTTILIVTVPTTTTTTTVGYPGSVTTTLTGTPSNGTVIDTVEVPTTTNYGYTTITTGYTGSTTLTTTVPHSGNETGPTTVYVETPYPTTVTTTTTVGYPGSVTTTLTGAPSNGTVIDTVEVPTTTNYGYTTVTTGYTGSTTLTTTVPHSGNETGPTTVYVETPYPTTVTTTTTVGYPGSVTTTLTGAPSNGTVIDTVEVPTTTNYGYTTVTTGYTGSTTLTTTVPHSGNETGPTTVYVETPYPTTVTTTTTVGYPGSVTTTLTGAPSNGTVIDTVEIPTTTNYGYTTITTGYTGSTTLTTTVPHSGNETGPTTVYVETPYPTTVTTTTTVGYPGSVTTTLTGAPSNGTVIDTVEVPTTTNYGYTTITTGYTGSTTLTTTVPHSGNETGPTTVYVETPYPTTVTTTTTVGYPGSVTTTLTGAPSNGTVIDTVEVPTTTNYGYTTVTTGYTGSTTLTTTVPHSGNETGPTTVYVETPYPTTVTTTTTVGYSGSVTTTLTGSGSNSIVTETVDVPTTTSVNYGYTTITTGWTGSTTLTSIVTHSGSETGPTTVYIETPSVSATTTTTTIGYSGSLTTTLTGSSGPVVTNTVEIPYGNSSYIIPTTIVTGTVTTVTTGYTGTETSTVTVIPTGTTGTTTVVIQTPTTVTATETDIVTVTTGYTGTETSTVTVTPTGTSTGTTTVVIQTPTTVTATETDIVTVTTGYTGTETSTVTVTPTGTSTGTTTVVIQTPTTVTATETDIVTVTTGYTGTETSTVTVTPTGTSTGTTTVVIQTPTTVTATETDIVTVTTGYTGTETSTVTVTPTGTSTGTTTVVIQTPTTVTATETDIVTVTTGYTGTETSTVTVTPTGTSTGTTTVVIQTPTTVTATETDIVTVTTGYTGTETSTVTVTPTGTSTGTTTVVIQTPTTVTATETDIVTVTTGYTGTETSTVTVTPTGTATGTTTVVINTPTTTGSEVLPTTGATGTAGTETQLTTATEVQPTTGATGTAGTETQVTTGTETQATTATETQATTATEVQTTTGATGTAGTETQATTATEVQPTTGATGTAGTETQVTTATEVQPTTGATGTAGTETQVTTGTETQATTATETQATTATEVQTTTGATGTAGTETQATTATEVQPTTGATGTAGTETQVTTATEVQPTTGATGTAGTETQVTTGTETQATTATETQATTATEVQTTTGATGTAGTETQVTTATEVQPTTAVTETSSSGYYTTIVSSTVVSTVVPGSTVYPVTHVTTTTGVSGESSAFTYTTSSTQYEPSTVVTTSYYTTSVYTSAPATETVSSTEAPESSTVTSNPIYQGSGTSTWSTVRQWNGSATYNYTYYTTGGFTGGNNTNVTGLYPSSAGANKPIAYLTFVSLFVYIVTLI